DNA from Krasilnikovia cinnamomea:
CCTGCCGCCGGGGGCCGCGCTGCTCGTCACGGCCGACCATGGCCAGCTCAACGTGCCCGCGGATGCCCGCGTGGACATGGCGGATTACCCGGCGTTGTCCGCGGGCGTGACCGCGGTGGCCGGGGAGCCGCGGGTGCGCTACCTGCACACCGCGGACGGCGCCCGCGACGACGTGGCCGCCGCCTGGCGCGAACTGCTGGGCGAGCGGGCCTGGGTGCTGACCCGCGACGAGGCGATCGCGCAGGGCTGGTTCGGGCCGGTGCCGCCCGGGCACGCGGGGCGCATCGGCGACGTCGTGGTGATCTGCCTGGACCGTACGGTGGTGCTCGCGTCGGAGTGGGAGCCGCCGATCGTGGGCCGGCTGGTCGCCTATCACGGCTCGGTGACCGCCGCCGAGATGACCGTGCCGCTGCTGATCGTCCGCTGATCGGGTTCTGTCGTACCCGGCGGTTAGGTTTCCGGGCGTGGGACGAAGCCAGGCGGTGCGCAGCGGCGGGCGGGACCCGCGCTTCGGCCCGGCCGCCGACGACGCGGGCTGCACCGTGCTGCACGTCGACATGGACGCCTTCTTCGCCTCGGTCGAGGTTCGCCGCCGCCCGGAGCTGCGCGGCAAGCCCGTGGTGGTCGGCGGGGTCGGCCCGCGCGGGGTGGTCAGTTCGGCCAGCTACGAGGCCCGCAGGTTCGGGGTGCGCAGCGCCATGCCCGCCGCGCGAGCCCGCGCGCTCTGCCCCCAGGCGGTGTTCCTGCCGCCGGACTTCGCGGCGTACTCGGCGGCTTCCGAAGCGGTGATGGCCGTCTTCCGCGACGTCACGCCGCTGGTGGAGCCGCTCTCGCTGGACGAGGCGTTCCTCGACGTGGCCGGCGCCCGGCGGCTGCTGGGCCGGCCCGCCGCCATCGCCCGCCTGATCCGCGAACGGGTCTTCGACCAGCAGCGGCTCACCTGCTCGGTCGGGGTCGCGCCGAGCAAGTTCGTCGCGAAGCTGGGCTCCACCCGCGCCAAGCCGGACGGGATGATCGTCGTCCCGCAGGCCCTGGTGCTGGACTTCCTGCATCCGCTGCCGGTCGACGCGCTCTGGGGTGTCGGCGAGCGCGCGGCCGAGACGCTGCGCCGGCTGGGCCTGGCCACGGTCGGCGACCTGGCCCGGGCGCCGGTCGGCATGCTGCGCCAGGCGGTCGGGGAGGCCGCCTCGGCGCATCTGCACGAGCTGTCGTGGGGCCGCGATCCGCGCCGGGTCGAGCCCGAGCAGGTGGAGAAGTCGGTGAGCGCCGAGCTGACCTACGACACGGACGTGTCCGACCCCGAGGTGATCCGGCGCAGCCTGCTGGCGCTGGCCGACAGGGTGGCGGTCCGGCTGCGGGCGGGTGGCCTGGTCGGGCACACCGTGTCGATCAAGGTCCGGCTGGCCGACTTCCGGACGGTGAGCCGGTCGCGCACGATGCCATCCGCTACGGATGTGGCGAGGGAGATTTTCGCGACGGCATGGGCGCTGTTCGATGCGTACGGTGCCACCGAGCACATTCGTCTCATCGGGGTCCGGATAGCCGGTCTGGCGTCCGCCGCGACCGCGTCCCGGCAGCTCACGCTGGGTGAGCCGGAGCGCGGCTGGCGCGAAGCCGAGTCCGCCGCGGACGCCGCCGCGGCCCGGTTCGGGGCCGGGATCGTCGGTCCAGCCAGTCTTTTGGGACGAACCGATCTTCGCCGGACCGAAAATCACCCCTACTCGACGGTCGTCCCGCTTTCCGACCCGCCAACCCCCTCGTAGACTCGAAGGAAGGCAGCCGAACGGCTGTCTTGAGTCATCGGTCACACTCAGTTGTCCGGCGCACCTCGCCTGCCGGTCATACTGCAGTACCCGACCCCGCCTGGGGGCCGGACATGCGCCCGGGGAGGAATGCCGTGCCGCTCTCGGAGCACGAGCAGCGGCTGTTCGATCAGATCGAGCGGTCGCTTGCCGAGGACCCCAAATTCGCCTCGGCTGTGCGGGCCAGTGACCCGCGATTCCACGCACGCCGCCGGATCCTGGTCGCGGCGTTTGTGTTGATCGTCGGCCTGGCACTGCTGGTTTACGGCGCGGTGAGCAGCAATACGCCGCTCGGCGTGGCCGGATTCGTCGTCATGCTCGGCGCCGCCGCCTTCGCGATGCAGTCGCGCCGCCGCGCGCAGGCCCCCGACCTGCAAGCCGTCGGTGGCACCGCCAGCCGCCGCACCCGGCAGGCCCGCAAGGCGGGTCTCCTGGACCGCCTCGAGGATCGGTGGCGCCAGCGGCCGGAGGGTCACCGCTGACGCGCTGACCAGCACCAGGCGACGAATGGCGGCCTCGCGGCCGCCATTCGCCTTTTCGTTCGGCGCCATCCGAGGCGGGCGACCGGCCGCCGAGTGCCCATCCGCCCACATGCCTGGGCCTGAGCGTCGGATCCGAGCGGCCGGCAGTCTTCAACGGGGTGAAATGGGGCGAAGTGCGGTCATTTCAACCGCACCGACGCGCCGCCAACGGCGTCTTCACTGGAGCCGATCACCGATGTTGACGACTTTCGGCTAGCTCCAAGCCCAAACTCTTCAAGATCATCAAGCCGCCAGCCGCCAGCCGCGAGCCGCGAGCCGCGAGCCGCCAGCCGCCAGCCGCCAGCCGCGAGCCGCGAGCCGCGAGCCGCGAGCCGCGAGCCGCGAGCCGCGAGCCGCGAGCCGCGAGCCGCGAGCCGCCAGCTGCGAGCCGCCAGCCGCCAGCCGCCAGACCAGGGGCGAGGGGCGACCGGCGACCGGCGACCGGCGACCGGCGACCGGCGGCGGGTGGCAGGTCAGCGGGCGCGGCCGGGGAGGAGGCGGCGGGGGCTGAAGCGGGCCATCGTGTCGCGGCCACGCCCCGCCGCGCCGATCCAGCGGGTCGAGCGGTCCGCCATCCCCATCCGCCAGCGCAGCAGGACCGACGGCGGCAGCAGCACCGCGGCGATCCGGGTGCGCCGCCGCGCCGTTCGGGCCAGGCCCTTGCGGACGTGGCCGAGCGCGTCGGTCAGCTCCCCACCCTGCAGGGGCGCCCGGGCGTACCGGGCGCGTTCCTCGGCCCGGCCGAGCAGGGCGGCCGAGTCGGCCGGCGGGCCGTCGAGCGCGGCGTCGCGGACCAGTCGCCCGGCGGTGACCCGGGGGGTCTCCGTGGGGTCCACCGGCACCCGGTAGTCGATCATCGTGTCGACCAGCTCGTCCCAGGCGGCGTGGGCGTCCTCGCGGGCCCGTACCGTCTCGGTGGTGACCGTGACCTCGGGTGAGCCCGGCGGTCCGGTGCTCGCCGCGACCGCGGGCTCGCGGGGGATGGTGGCGTGGTGGCGGCGCCGGCGCCGCAGGGCGCGCAGTGTGGCCGGCACCAGCAGCAGCGCGACCAGCAGGGCTCCGATCGCCACGGACCACAGCGGCATCGAGGAGCCCGCATCCGGTGCGGTCGTGCCCGCCGCGCCGAGGTCGCGGTCGAGCTGGCTGCGGCCGCGGCGGTCGACGTCCTCCGGGCCAGCGGACGGGTTCACGCCGGGGGCCAGTGCCGAGCTCGACGGGGCGGCGGTCGCGGTGGGGCGGTCCACGTCGGGCGCCCAGTCGGTCCGGCTGGACCCCTGGACCCCGGCGGCGGGGGTGGCGTCGAACGGCACCCAGCCGAAGCCCTTGAGGTACACCTCGGTCCAGGCATGCAGGTTCCGGTTGGTCAGCACGTACGTGTCGCCGTCGCGGCTGCTGCCGCGCGTGAAGCCGAACGCCACCCGCGCGGGGATGCCGGCCTCCCGGACCATCCACGCCATCGCGGCCGCGTACTGCTGGCAGAAGCCGATCTTGTTCTTGAGGAACGCGGCGATGTCGGAGCCGGAGGTGCCGGACTGGGTCTGCAGGCTGTAGACGAAGCCGTTCTCCCGGGAGAAGTTCTTGTAGATCGCCATGATCTTGTCGTAGTCGGTGCGCTGGCCCTTGATCAGCTTGCCGACGAGCCTGGCCACCTGGTCGTCGCGGGGCACGGTCGTGTACTCCGTACGCAGCGGGTTGTCGCGGCCCAACGACGGGGCGGCGCGCAGGGCCGCCGGGGTCGGCCGGGCCCGTACGTAGTCGAAGGAGTACTTCTTGCCCTTGGTGGTCGTGCGGTTGGAGAAGAAGACCTGCATGGTCTGGTCGTACGACCAGCCGCCGTCGAGCTTGTCGGTGTCGACGACGGCCGAGTAGACCGGCGCGAGCGGCATGTTGAGGCTGTTGGTCACCTCGACGGTGGCGCGGTAGCGCTGGTACGCCGGCACGTCGGTGTCGGCGTCCTCCCGCGGGTCCGGCAGCCCCTTGGCCACCGGCTTGCCGCTGGGGGAGCGGTTGGTGAAGCCCTGGTCGGTCACCACGTCGGCCACCCCGAACCGCAGGTAGAACGGGTCCGGCTCGGTGGTGGTGACCCGGACCATCTCCGTGGTGCTGCTCTGGGCGAGTTGCCCGCTCAGCGACGCGAACAGGTTGACCCGGCCGTTGCCGCCGGGGCCGAACCCGCCCGTCCCGGCGCCCGCCCCGGTCTGGGTCAGGCTCGACAGCAGCCCGTTGGACAGCCCGGGCACGGCCAGCGGCAGCAGGACGGCCGCGGCCACCCCGATCACGGCGAGGCGGCGGCCCGCGGCGGCCAGCGGCGACGGCTCCCACACGTCGACGTCGCGCCCGTCGCCGGTGAACCGGCGCCCGAAGCGGCGCACCCGGTCGACGTTGTCGGCGACGAGCAGCCACAGGAACCCGGCGGCGCCGACGATGAACGGCAGCACCGGCACGCTGTCGACGTACACGGCCACGGGTACGGAGTAGATGGCCAGCATGGGGAGCCCGGCCAGGGCGGGGCGGCGAAGTACGACCGTGATGAGGTCGACCGCGATGGCCACCGCCCCGATGCCCAGGACCGTGACGAACAGCAGGCCCTCAAGATCGGGTACGGGTACGGCGTACGCGCGGGTGTCGTTGCCCGCCTCGGCGAACAGCCGGCCGAAATGTTCCAGGGTGTCCGGCGTCGGCACCAGCGACAGCAGTTCCTCGCCGCTGGGGAACATCCAGGTGAGCACGAGCAGCAGCACCATGATCATGCTCAGTGCCTGCGCCCAGGTGGGGAACCGCAGCGTACGGGCCAGCACGGCGGCGCCCGCGATGAGCGCCACCACGAGGACGCACTGCATGAGCCAGGTCCACGAGCTGAAGATCGCCGACAGCGGCGCGGCGGCCAGCAGGGTGGCCGTGGCCGCGACGATGCCGAGCCGGCGGCGCCCGTTCATCGCACGCCCCCGGCCACGGTCTCGGCCATCGCGGCGCGCCACGCGAAGCCCTGCGACCCGCGGGCGGTCGCCGGCCACAGCGCGGGCAGCCCGTCGCCGTGCGCCACGGGCACGGAACGCCAGCCGCTGCGCACCAGCGCGAGGGCGCAGGCGGCGTGCGCCTTGTCGGCCTCGGCGCGGTCCTGCTCGCTCATGCTGACCCAGGTGGTGCTGTCGATCGCGAAGCCGATGCAGGTGGCGCCGTTGCCGCGCAGCCCGCTGAGCACCTCCGCCTCGGGCACGGTCAGCGAGCCGAACAGGCCGATCACGAGGCCGCCGTCGGAGCGGCGGCGCACCTGTTCGACCAGCGTCGAGATGTCGCCGGCCTGCGTGAGTTCGACGTCGGCGAGGGTGTCCAGGATGAGCCCCTCGCCGTCGGTCGCGTCGACGTCGACGCCGGAGCCGGTGACCAGGCGCAGCTTGTACCCGGACTGGCGCAGGTGCACCGCGATGCTGGCGGCCGCCGAGACGGCCCATTCGAAGCTGGCGGTCGGCCCCTCGCCGCGGTGGGCGTAGAGCCGGGTGTCCAGCACGACCGTGGCCCGGCTCTCCCAGGGCTGCTCCTCGCGGCGCACCATCAGCTCACCGGTACGGGCGGTGGAGCGCCAGTGCACGCGGCGCAGGTCGTCGCCGCGCCGGTACTCGCGGGTGGCGGCGTCGTCCTCGCCGTGCACCGCCACGGAGCGGGCCCGGCTCTCCCCGGTGCCGTTGTACTCGCCCGCCAGCCGCACCGAGGGCAGCGCCACCACCTGCGGGATCACGGTGAGCTTGTCGACGCTGGGGAAGGAGCGGGTCAGCTCGCACAGCCCGAACGGGTCGGTCAGCCGGATCACCAGCGGGCCGATCGCGTACCGCCCGCGCACGTCGGCGCGCACCGTGTACGCCACCGAGCTGGCCTGGTGGGCGCCGAGGCGTTCCAGCACGACCCGGGGGCGGCTGCCCAGTGCGTACGGCAGCCGGTCCTCCAGCATCAGGGTGCCGGTGGGCAGGCGGGACAGGTTCTGCAGGCGCAGGATCACCCGGGCGCTGGTGCCGACCGGGGTGCGGCCGGGGTCCAGCGAGCGGGTGCAGGCCAGCTTGTACCGGCTGCGCCCGACGTACGCGGCGGCCAGCAGCGGTAGCGCGGCCAGCAGCACCGAGACCCGCAGCAGGTCCCGTTCGCCGAGCACGAACGCGGAGACCGCCGCGGCCGCCGCGGCGGCCAGGAACGAACGGCCTCTGGTCGTCAAGCCCCGGAGGGCTTCCCGCATGCTCATCGCCCCCGGGAGTCGAAGTGCGCCCGGCCGTCACCGGCGGTGCGGGTGTCGTACGGCGAGCGCGCCCGGTCATGCGGCAGCGGCAGCCGGTGCACGATCTCGGCCACGATGGCGTCGGTGGTGCGCCGGTTCAGCTGGGCGTCCGCGGTGGGGATGATGCGGTGCGCCAGCACCGGGACGGCCAGCGCCTGCAGGTCGTCGGGCAGGACGTAGTCGCGGCCCTCCAGGGCGGCGACGGCCTTGGCGGTGCGCAGCAGTTGCAGGGTGCAGCGGGGCGAGGCGCCCAGGCGGATCTCGGGGGCCTCCCGGGTCGCGGTGACCAGGGCGATCGCGTACTGCTGGACCGCGTCGGCGGCGTGTACGTCGCGCACCGTGGCGATCAGGCGGCGCACCAGGGCGGCGTCCGCGACCGGCCGGAGGCTGTTCAGCGGGTCCACGGCGCCGTGGCCGCCCAGCATGGCCAGCTCGGCGCGCGGGTCCGGGTAGCCCATGGCGATGCGGGCGGTGAACCGGTCGCGCTGCGCCTCGGGCAGCGGGTACGTGCCCTCCATCTCCATCGGGTTCTGGGTGGCGATGACCATGAACGGCGACTGCAGCTCGTACGTGGTGCCGTCGACCGTGACCTGCCGCTCCTCCATGCACTCCAGCAGGGCGGACTGGGTCTTCGGCGAGGCCCGGTTGATCTCGTCGCCGACCACGAGGTTGGCGAAGACCGCGCCCGGTTTGAACTCGAAGTCCCGGGTTTCCTGGTTGTACACGCTGACGCCCGTAACATCACTGGGCAGCAGGTCCGGGGTGAACTGGATGCGGCGTACGGAGCAGTCGATGGAGCGGGCGAGCGCCTTGGCGAGTTTCGTCTTCCCGACGCCGGGCACGTCCTCGATCAGCAGGTGGCCCTCCGCCAGGAGCACGGCGAGCGCCAGCCGGACCGTCGCGCTTTTGCCCTCGATGACCTGTTCGATGTTGGCCATGATGGCTTCGCTGGCGACGCGGAACTCATCGCTCGACAGCGGGCCGCCGGGCTGGTCCCAGGTTGGCGTTGTCACGGGCCTCCTCCAAGTACGTTCATGCCCTCCCCGTGCTCTTACGCAGAGGAGGACCCGAAGGTTCGCGGGCTCCGGCGCTCGCCGCCCGTTCTCACAGGTTATCCCGGCCGCGACACCCCGCCGACCCGGTCGAACGGGCCCCTTACGCATTGTGATTATCCGGATACGTATATCGACTGAGTAAAGAAACGGACATCGGTCTAGTTATATTTTCCGATCTCCATGATCGTCCCATCCACGGGCCACAAGACGTGGGGTGGGGATCCGGCGCGGAGGTTATGGGACTCGGCGGGCGGCACCACCTGAGCCCGGCCGAGAGGGGCCTTTGAATGAAACCGTTGTCAGCACCGTCGCTGAACCGGCGGTGGGGGGCAGCAGCCGCCGGTGTCGTCCTGCTCGCGGGGCTACTCCCCGCCCAGGCGAGCGCCGCACCGCAAGCCCGGGGCGCCGTCGGCGCCGCCGACCAGAACGCCAAGGGTGAGGAACTCGCCAACTACGACTCCCGGAGCGCGCTGACCGCGCCCGCCCGGCCCACCGTGACCGGCGAGGCCGCGGGCCTGGCCGCCAAGCGCCTGGCCGCCGCGGCCAAGCCCGGCAGCCCGCCGCGCAAGCTGCGCGACCAGCTCGGCGTGCAGGGCATCGTCGACATCGACGGCGCCACGGGTACGCCGCGCCGCGTCGCCAAGCTCGACGGCTTCCTGACCGGCGCCAGCCGCAAGAAGCCGGCGACGATCGCGCTGGACTACGTCAAGGCGCATTCCGACGTCTTCGGCCTCAGCGCCACCGCCGTCGACCAGTTGCAGCTGCGCAAGGACTACGTCGACATCGCGGGCACCCACCACCTCAGCTTCGTCCAGAGCGTGGACGGCGTGCCGGTGTTCGGCAACGGCCTCAAGGCGCACGTCGCCAAGGACGGCCGCCTCGTGCAGGTGGACGGCTCGCCGCTGGCGGTGTTGCCGAACAGCACCGGCGGCAGCAAGCTCACCGCGGCCAAGGCCCGCGAGGCGGCCGTGCAGAACGTGCTCGGTGACTCCGCCGCCAAGGCCACCTCCGCGGCGGCCGGGCCGACCAGGACCACCGCCTTCACCGACGGCGGCAACGCCCAGCTGGTCATGTTCCAGACCGCGACCGGCCCCCGCCTGGCGTGGCGGGTCGTCACCGTCGACGAGGGCTACGTGCACGTCGTCGACGCGGCCGACGGCACCGTGCTGTACCGGCAGAGCACCGTGCAGCACGACAGCGGCTCGGTGTTCCCGAACTACCCGGGTGCCCCCGCCGGCGGCAAGCAGGTCACCGTCGACCTCGGCAAGTGGCTGCCGAACAACTCGCCGCGGCTGGCCGGCAACGTCGCGCACGTCTGGTCCGACGTCGACGACGACAACAAGGCGAGCGCGAGCGAGGAGATCGCCCCGTCCGGCAAGCGCAGCTGGAACTTCCCCTTCACCGACTTCAGCACCGCTGCCGCGGACACGGGCTGCACCGCCGCGTTCCCGTGCTCGTGGGACCCGAAGACGCCGAACTCGTGGCAGAAGAACCGGGCGCAGAACGCCGTCCAGCTCTACTACTTCCTCGGTCTGTGGCACGACCACCTGAAGGCCGCCCCGATCGGCTTCACCCGGTCCGCGGGCAACTTCGAGGCCGTCGACGACGACGCGGTGCAGGGTCACACCATGGACGGTGCAAACACCGCCAACGGGCTGCCCGACCCGCGGCACGTCAACAACGCGAACATGAACACCCCGCCGGACGGCATCAAGCCGACCATGCAGATGTACCTGTTCCGGCCGGTCGAGAACGGCCCGTTCATCGCGGGCAACTCCGGCGACGACGCGGACATCGTGTTCCACGAGTACACCCACGGCCTGTCCAACCGCCTCGTGGTCGACGCCGCCGGGGTCTCCACCCTCGGCTCGATCCAGGCCGGTTCCATGGGTGAGGCGTGGAGCGACTGGTACGCCCTGGACTACCTGGTGGGCAAGGGCCTGGAGAAGGACACCAGCAAGGTCGGTGACCTGCGCATCGGCCGCTACGTCGGCAAGGGCCAGAACCTGATCCGTACCGCGCCGGTGGACTGCCCCGTCGGCACCACCTCCGAGGACTGCGCCGGCACCCCGGGCGCCGGCCCCGGCGGCTACACGTACGGCGACTTCGGCAAGATCGCGGGTCGGCCGGAGGTGCACGCGGACGGTGAGATCTGGGCCCAGACCCTGTGGGACCTGCGTACCGCGATCGGCAGCAAGAAGGCGCGGTCCCTGGTGACCCGGGCGATGGAGCTGTCCCCGGCCAACCCGTCCTTCCTGGACCAGCGCAACTCGATCCTGCAGGCCGACACGGTCGTCAACGGCGGCAAGCTGAGCGCCAAGATCTGGAGCGTGTTCGCCAAGCGTGGCATGGGCTACTTCGCCGGTGCCATCGACGGCGACGACTTCCAGCCGGTCGAGGACTTCTCCCTGCCGCCGGCGTCCGACACCCCGCGCGGCACGCTGTCCGGCAAGGTGAACGACGCGCTGAGCAAGGCTCCGCTGGCCGGTGTGGTCGTCGGATTCGGTGGGCATGCGTCCGGCTTCGCCGGTGACTACGTGGCGACCACCGCGGCGGACGGCACGTACACGATCACCGGCATCCTGCCGGGCACGTACCCGAAGGTCTTCGCGCGGATGCCGGGCTACGACACGGAGTCGCGGACGGTGTCGGTGGCGGCACGGGCCAACGCGGCCGACTGGACGCTGCGCCGCAACTGGGCGTCGACCGGCGGTGGCAGCAAGGTGGGCTCGTTCACCGGCGTCGACTACACCGAGTACGGCTGTGGTCCGGCCGCGCTGTTCGACCAGTCTCTGGGCGCCGGGTGGGTTTCCGACGCCAAGCTCCTGCAGACGCCCGGCACGGCGATCGAGCCGCGCACGGTCGTGCTGGAGCTGCCGAAGGCGGTCGACGTCACGGAGCTGACGATCAACCCGACCGCGGCCTGCGGCGACGCCGGCAGCGCCTCCACCGGTGACTACCGGCTGGAGACGTCGACCGACGGCGTCACCTGGACCGTGGGTTCGCAGGGCCACTTCACCCCCGCCGACCGCAAGGTCAACACGGTGGCGCTGGCGGCCGGCAGCGCCACCGGCGTGAAGTTCCTGCGCTACACGATGCTCAGCACTCAGGTCGCCGACGTGCAGGGCACGTGCCCGGGCAACTTCAGCGGGTGTGAGGACGTCGACTCCACCGAGATCGGGGTGTACGGCAACCCCGTGGGCTGAGTCTGTCCAAGGCGCTCCGGTCGTCCGTCTCCTTCGGACGGCCGGGGCGCTTTGCCGTTGCTGGCCGTGATTGGCCGTGTGCGCAGCGCTTCATCCCATTACCGGGCGTCATGTCATTGTCACGAATATCGACTAGGTAACGAACTCGATAACGGTCTAGTTATCTCCGCTCATGGAGATGAACATCACCCATCGACTGGCCACAACGTGAGGTGGTTCCGGCGCGGGGGCGTGAAGGCTCGGCGGGCGGTGCCACCTGGAGCCCGGCCGAGAGGGGCCTTTGAATGAGACCGTTGTCAGCACCGTCGCTGAACCGGCGGTGGGGGGCAGCAGCCGCCGGCGTCGTCCTGCTTGCGGGGTTACTCCCCGCCCAGGCGGACGCCGCACCCAAACCCAGGAGCGCCGCGGGCGCTGCGGACAAGCCCAGCAATGGCGAGGCACTCGCGAACTACGACTCGCGGGACTACCTGAACCCGCCCGCCGCGAAGCCCGCGGTCACCACGAAAGCCGCCGGCGTCGCCGCGCAGCGCCTGACCGCCGCCGCCAAGCCCGGCAGCCCGGCCCGCAAGCTGCGCCACAAGCTCGGCGTCCAGGGCATCGTCGACCTCGACCGGGCCACGGGTACCCCGCGCCGCGTCACCAAGCTCGACGGTTTCCTGACCGGGCCCAGCCGCAAGCGGCCCGAAGCCATCGCCCGCGCCTACGTCAAGGCGAACGCGGACGTATTCGGCCTCAGCGCGACGGCCGTCGATGATCTTACACTGCGAAAGGACTACGTCGACATCGAGGGCACCCACCACCTCAGCTTCATCCAGAGCGTGGACGGCGTGCCGGTGTTCGGCAACGGCATCAAGGCGCACGTCGCCAAGGACGGCCGTCTCGTCCAGGTCGACGGCTCCCCGCTGGCCGCGCTGCCCAGCGCCCCGGGCACGGCCACGCTGACCGCCGAGAAGGCGCGCGCCGCCGCGGTCGGCAACGTCTTCGGCGACTCGAACGCCAAGGTCGTCACCCGCGGCGCCGGCGCCACGAAGACCACCACGTTCTCGGACAACGGCTCCGCGAAGCTGGTCATGTTCCAGACCGCGGCCGGGCCCCGCCTGGCGTGGCAGACCGTCGCGATGGACGAGGGCTACATCCACGTCATCGACGCGCAGGACGGCACGATCCTGTTCCGGCAGAGCACGGTAGCCAAGGACAGCGGCCTGGCCTGGCCGAACTACCCGGGCGCCCCGTCGGGCGGCAAGCAGGTCACGGTCGACTTCGGCAAGTGGCTGCCGAACAACTCGCCGAAGCTGGCCGGCAACGTCGCGCACGTCTACACCGACGTCAACGACGACAATGTGGCCAACCCGAGCGAAGAGGTCGCACCGTCGGGCAAGCGCAGCTTCAAGTACCCGTTCACGGACTTCACCGCGCAGGTGGGCGGCGCGTGTACCGCGGCGTTCCAGTGCTCCTGGGACCCGAAGGTGCCCTACTCGTGGCAGAAGAACCGTGGCCAGAACGCCACCCAGCTCTTCACCTTCCTCGGCACCTTCCACGACCACCTGAACGCCCGGCCGATCGGCTTCACCCGCGCCGCGGGCAACTTCGAGGCGGTCGACGACGACGCGGTGCAGGGCCAGGCCCTGGACGGCGCGGACACCGCCAACGGCCTGCCGGACCGCGACCACGTCAACAACGCGAACATGAACACCCCGCCGGACGGCACCCCGCCGGTCATGCAGATGTACCTGTTCCCGAACCCGAACCCGGACCCCAACCTCCCGCCGGACCCGTTCATCCCCAGCAACTCCGGTGACGAGGCAGCAATCGTCTACCACGAGTACACCCACGGCCTGTCGAACCGTCTCGTGGTCGACGCGAACGGCGTCTCGACCCTGGGCACGGTGCAGGCGGGCTCCATGGGCGAGGCCTGGAGCGACTGGTACGCCATGGACTACCTGGCGTCGCAGGGCTACGAGAAGGACACCGCCAAGGACGGCGAACTGCAGATCGGCAAGTACGTCGCCGGTGGCGGCCCGTTCCGCAGCGAGGCCCTGGACTGCGCGGTCGGCAGCACGGCACAGAACTGCACCGGGACCGAGGGCTCCGGCCCGGGCGGCTACACGTACGGCGACTTCGGCAAGATCGCCGATGGTCCGGAGGTGCATGCGGACGGTGAGATCTGGGCGCAGACCCTGTGGGACCTGCGCAAGGCGATCGGCAGCAGCAAGGCCCGGTCGCTGGTGACCCGGGCGATGGAGCTGTCCCCGGCGAACCCGTCGTTCCTGGACGAGCGCAACTCGATCCTGCAGGCCGACCTCGTGGTCAACGGTGGCCAGCTGCAGAAGACAATCTGGAAGGTGTTCGCCAAGCGCGGCATGGGCTTCTTCGCCGGTGCCGTGGACGGCGACGACGCCGAGGTGGTCGAGGACTTCTCGATGCCGCCCGCGGCCAACACCCCGCGCGGCACGGTGACCGGAAAGGTCGCCGACACCGACACCGGTGCGGCGGTGGCCGGGGCGACCGTCGGCTTCGGCGGGCACACCTCGGGCTTCGGCAACGACTACCTGGCCACGACGGCGGCCGACGGTACGTACACGATCAGTGGCGTGCTGCCGGGCACCTACCCCAAGGTGTTCGCCAAGGGCGCCGGGTTCGACTCCGTGGTCAAGACGGTCTCCGTCGGCGCCCGGACGAACACGGTCGACTGGGCGTTGCGCCGCGACTGGGCCGCCATCGCGGGCGGTAGCAGCGTGGTCAGCGCCACGGGCCCGGACTACACCGAGTTCGGCTGCGGCCCGAAGCACCTGTTCGACCAGTCGTACGGCTCCGGCTGGGGTTCCGACGTGACGGGTCCGGACGGCTTCAACGTGGTGCTCAAGCTGCCGCGGGCGGTGGACATCGCCGAACTGACCCTGGACGCGACCGCGACCTGCGGTGACGCCGGGAGCGCCTCGACCGGCAAGTTCCGGATCGAGACGTCGGCCGACGGTGCCGCGTGGACCGTGGCCGCCACGGGCCAGTTCACCGCGGCCAACCGCGGCCTGGCCAACCCGGTGCCGCTGACCGCGGGCAAGACCGGTGTGCAGTTCCTGCGTTACAC
Protein-coding regions in this window:
- a CDS encoding M36 family metallopeptidase, with amino-acid sequence MRPLSAPSLNRRWGAAAAGVVLLAGLLPAQADAAPKPRSAAGAADKPSNGEALANYDSRDYLNPPAAKPAVTTKAAGVAAQRLTAAAKPGSPARKLRHKLGVQGIVDLDRATGTPRRVTKLDGFLTGPSRKRPEAIARAYVKANADVFGLSATAVDDLTLRKDYVDIEGTHHLSFIQSVDGVPVFGNGIKAHVAKDGRLVQVDGSPLAALPSAPGTATLTAEKARAAAVGNVFGDSNAKVVTRGAGATKTTTFSDNGSAKLVMFQTAAGPRLAWQTVAMDEGYIHVIDAQDGTILFRQSTVAKDSGLAWPNYPGAPSGGKQVTVDFGKWLPNNSPKLAGNVAHVYTDVNDDNVANPSEEVAPSGKRSFKYPFTDFTAQVGGACTAAFQCSWDPKVPYSWQKNRGQNATQLFTFLGTFHDHLNARPIGFTRAAGNFEAVDDDAVQGQALDGADTANGLPDRDHVNNANMNTPPDGTPPVMQMYLFPNPNPDPNLPPDPFIPSNSGDEAAIVYHEYTHGLSNRLVVDANGVSTLGTVQAGSMGEAWSDWYAMDYLASQGYEKDTAKDGELQIGKYVAGGGPFRSEALDCAVGSTAQNCTGTEGSGPGGYTYGDFGKIADGPEVHADGEIWAQTLWDLRKAIGSSKARSLVTRAMELSPANPSFLDERNSILQADLVVNGGQLQKTIWKVFAKRGMGFFAGAVDGDDAEVVEDFSMPPAANTPRGTVTGKVADTDTGAAVAGATVGFGGHTSGFGNDYLATTAADGTYTISGVLPGTYPKVFAKGAGFDSVVKTVSVGARTNTVDWALRRDWAAIAGGSSVVSATGPDYTEFGCGPKHLFDQSYGSGWGSDVTGPDGFNVVLKLPRAVDIAELTLDATATCGDAGSASTGKFRIETSADGAAWTVAATGQFTAANRGLANPVPLTAGKTGVQFLRYTMLSSQAQDLGVCTTPDAPYSGCKFMDSTELAIYGAPSA